The stretch of DNA TGCGTCGGCGAAGCAATGAAGTTGAACGTCGACGTAATCTGGAATGAAGCAAAATCTGGGTATGCTGAAGTCGGCCAATTTAAACAAACGGCTatgaaaattaatcaatttcTGCTCGAGCTGCGGCGGTACCGGAGCATCCCACCCGGTTTGCAGCAGAGCCAGCTCCTGCATAATGATTTTTACGGTGACTACCACGGGCGAGATTATCCCGAGAGGGTCAAATAATTTAGCGATCGCAGCCAGTATGCGCCGCCTGGTCCATTCACCTTCATCATCTCCAACATTGTAAAGGAACCTAAGCTGGTCAGCTTTCGGTTCCCAAGTAATCCCTAGAGTTTTAACCTTTTCATCGGGATTTAATTCAAAGGTTATTGTGAGGTTAGTTCCTAACTGTTCTTCAGGAATGTCAGACAACACTTCAGGTCGATTCGAGCACCATTTACGGATTGGAAAACCTCCTTTGTTCATCAACGACGTTAAATCTTCCCTCAATTCGATAGCTTCGTCGACACTTGGGGCTCCTCCAATATAGTCGTCGACGTAGAAATCCTTTTCTACCGCTGATCGAGCTTTATTACCTTCCATTCCTTCGTCTTCAGCTAGCTGTTTCAGCACCCGTGTTGCTAAGAAAGATGAAGGAGTGAGTCCATACGTAACTGTGAGTAGTTCGTACACACCTATGGGCTCATCTTTTGAGAAGCGGAAAAATATTCGTAAACGGAGGTTGTCTTTGTTATCATGAAGTATTTGTCTGTACATTTTTTCGACATCTCCCACAAGTGCTACCTCATACTTGCGGAAACGTAAGATCAAATTCAATAAGTCGTCTTGAATTACGGGTCCTTTCAAAAGAGCGTCGTTGAGGGAGTAACCGCTGTCTGTACGCGCCGAAGCATCAAAGACGACGCGTACTTTTGTAGTCGTGCTTGCTTCTTTGATCACCGTGTGGTGCGGCAAATAAAATACCTTCCGCCGGTCCGGTTCTTGGACTTCTGATTGAAGCTCCAAATCCGATATCTTCCGCATGTGTTGCATAAACAAATATTCCTTCATGAATGAATGATATTGTTCCTTCATGTTCTGGTTCCGTTCCAGTCGTTTTTCCAATTTGCGGTATCTATCCAATGCCATTGCTCGAGAATTTCCCAACATCCGATCCCAGTTCGTATGTTTGGGTAGCTTAATGATGTATCGACCATTTTCTGATCTTGAGTGTGTTCTTTTGAAGCCCTCTTCGCATTCTTGTTCCTCCTTAGACCAAGCAGGCTGGTCTTCACATCCATCTACCCGCCAGAATTTTTCAATCAGTTCCTCGATTTTCTCGGTGGTTGTTGCTGTGCAGCATCGCACTGTCCTTTTCCGTGGTATACTTTCATCACGACCAGAAACAATCCACCCAAAAACTGAATTCACAAGTATCGGTAGCTTCGGACCCAAGACCATCTTTTTCACCTCCCTGTCTACCAAGAAACCGAAGAAATGCTCTGCGCCTAATAGAAGATCAATGCGACTACTGAAATTGAATTGAGGATCCGCCATCTGAAGATTGGGAGGAATATTCCAATGGGAAATTGGTACCGTTGCTGAAGGAAGTTCAGCTGTGACCCGCTGTAACACCAAGAAATCCAATCCAATGGAAAAATCGCTAACTCGGGAATGGACCGTTGTACTAACCGCATGTCTCGCCGTTGATTCAGATTGTCCAACTCTCGTTATTGGAATGCAAATCGGTCGACGTTTAAGCTTCAGCATTTGACACAGCCTCTCACTCATAACATTAACCTGGGATCCATTATCCAACAACGCTCGAGCTAGTTGTTTATTACCATTTTGATCGTGTATCGCTACCACCACCGTAGAAAGAAATACTCTAGAACTCAAGCTATTCTTTTTAGTTCCGACACTATATGATCCTGCTGTGGATCCTTCTGCTGCATCACTGTCTCTTCCGTCTGTTATTTCTGCAGCGATGTGCATCCTAGCTACGTCACTTTTCCGTCCAGTCGTTGATTCGTTGTCTTCTGAACTGCCGCTTGTTGCCTTTGCTGGTTGAAATCCCGGATGTATCAATGTGTTGTGTTTCTTCCCGCATTTCTTACAGCTAAACTTCGAGTTGCAATCTCGTACCCAGTGACCTGTCTTAATACAATTGCTACATAAACGCTTGCCGTTGACGAAATCTAACTTTTCCTTCAGCCCGAGATCCTGGAATTTTGAACACCGTACCAAATAATGCAGATCGCCACAACATAGACAAGTAGGCTCGTTCCTTCCGCCTTCCGAAGAAGCATGCACCGCTATACGCTCACGTTTCATAATTGTCTTGGGTTGGACCGAACCATTGTTTGCGTTGGACAACACCGCATCTAATACTCTTGTTCGTTTTTCCAAGAAGTCCACCAATACCGAAAATGTTGGTTCTTTTATCGATGCGGCATGATCTTCCCATAATTGCGAAGTGCGAGAATCCAGCTTAGAGCACATCCAATGGATAATCATCGCTCCCCAATGTTCCGTCTTCTCACCCAGTTGCTTCAAGATCTTCAGTCGTTGATCAAACTCGTCCACCAGTCCATGTATTCGTCCCGCCGTCTCTTTTTCAATCCTCGggaatgtggaggcgatctggcgtagtggtaacatccatgcctctcacgctaaaggtcacgagttcaattctcactcccgacattcctccaaaaaatggaagtaaaagtgacgaaccagccaaatgagttgaaagtcactataatacagataataaaaaaaaaaaaaaaaaaatcctcgggAATTCCATCAACGCCTGGAGATGTCGCTTCTTTAACAGGTATTCGTTGGAGTAGCGCTTGCTGATGGTGTCCCAAGCTATCATATAATTTCCGTTGATGATCGTGAGAGACTCGATCAGTTTGGCCGCCTCCCCTTTTAGTGCAGATTTCAGATAATGAAATTTCTGCACGTCACTGAGTTCATTAGAGTCATGTATCAATGATACAAACGTTGACTTGAAAGAAAGCCAGCCTTTGAAATCCCCGTTAAACTCTGGTAGAGAAATTTGCGGTAACCGAACGCCTGTGTGCGCACCCAAAGCACCATTGTTACGACCAATAGTGTTATCCAAATTTGCTGGAGATGGAGGAGGTTCTAATTTACCCAGCAGGCTAGCCCTAATTTCGTAATAGCGTTCTTCGAAGTCAGCGTACGCTTTCGTAATATCTCCTTCTAATTCGCCCTTCGTATCGACTTCTGATAAATCTTCCTGAAGCTCATTGAATTCTTCCCAAGATGCCTCAAGCTTATCCAAACGGGATTGAACTTGCCCCTTTTTAGTTTCTGGATCATACTCTTCCAAGAAAACTACATGCCGATCGAGAGCAGCAAAAATTCGATCGCGTTTTCTGAGTTTGTCCTTAATTTTCCCAGCCATACCCTCACTGTAACCTGCTCTTGTTTTGCTAATGTGCACTACTCGAACGCCGCTCCGTTGGACCAaccaatgaaatgaaataaaattctcACGAAGCACCACCAAACCAGAATAATAATTTTGGACAGCTACTAACCTGTAGCCTGTCAATAACAGGCCTTGATTTAATTAAATATCTCCTTACGCTTTCGAATATAGTATATTTATACAGATGTTCAGCAAGATCGCTCACCGCCTCTCGTCCGAGTACTCCAGTTTCCGACAATGTGCTGATTGTGACAGCTATTTCAAACTTCCCACTGATTTTTGTAGTACGATCTGCTTCCTTGACAGCAGCCAAACCGATGTAGAGATGCCGAGACCGTGGCTTAGGATACGTTATACGAATCGTCCGCTGTAGATTGGGATTACTGTCCAGTTGCAAAATAACTGCCAGTACCACTCCGTTGAAccgataaaataaaataatatctcaCATAGCACCACCAAAATCAGAATAAATACGTTGGACAGCTACTAACCTGTAGCCTGCCAACAACAGGCTTTGATTTAATGAAAATATTTCTCAGCACTCTGCACTGATGTGAATCCGCAGTACTAAACGCACCACTCGATCAAGCAATATTGCTCACCACCTCACGTCGAAGTCCGAAAATGATCACTTTTCGCGCCTTTGTGTGTGTGTATCAGCTTCAGACTGTGTTTGCCGCCTGATTTAACACAGTTTGCTTCCTCAACAATTCCGTTGTAGTCAGTCCGATTTACAGCGTTATCCAATTGGCGTGAAATAATATCACGATACGATGTTGGGCGAAGTACCAATGCCGTTCAAGCgttcaatgaaatgaaaaattatcttCCACAGCATCACTcaaatcagaataaaaatataGGACAGCTACTAACCTGTAGCCTGTCCATAACAGGCTttgtattttttgatatttcgaaTAACGCCTATCGTCCTTTTTTGAAACAGCCGTCCGATGCGATGTAATTCGATTCGATTAAATTTCCATATCCAGCATAATAAATTCCGTCCGTAAAAAGCTTGCCGTTGAAATATTTCACCACAGTATTTCACCAACAACCAGCAGCTATGGCGTTCGGCGCCATCAAGTCCTCTTGAAATATTTCAGCGACGATCTTATTGTCTTCAAGACAATGTAACAATGATCCAATTGTTCTCAGAACAATGGATTGATGAGTCAATTATCCTCAGAACAATGTGACACTTTGATGTAATGATGATCCAATTATCCTCAGGATCGACCCAACTCAACCacgaatcctggtcacggcaccaatgtTGGGGGATTCAGGTTCGTGGGTTGAGTACTACCTCCAATAGTTCCAAAGATGCACCATTTAGCACTGGAACGTACCTTTGGTTCTACGTTGTGAAAGCTTTTATTTGTCCAAACTTAATTCCTTCCTTTCCGTGATTCGTTGATTCCTATTGAATACCGTCCTTTCCAAATCCTTCACGAATCCAATTATCCGCCTTCCTTTTCCTCCAGAGACTCCAACAACTCCAATCATTTAATTTGTAATATGTACCAATTTATTAGaatcacttttcattatttccttttttttcaataataattttttgtattACACAGTATTTATTTCTTGGTGATCGGTCGGATACTGATCACTATAGCAATTCTATCTCCCTTTTCACATGGTCTATTGAGTTTCGTTCGTGTTCGGTCTATTGCTATAATTTTCTGAGTGTATTGTGAGTGTAGCTTATCTGTGTTATTTGTATAACAGTTTGTACAGGGTGGTCATTTTGTGTGTCATTTCAGTCTTGAAATTaatgtttgattttaatttgtTACATTTAAGTTCACGATGGCTAAATATGCAaacaatatgaatatattcatgaattgtcaaagcaccaaatacgacttttgccatacttatatacgatttaatacagacatagaaaaaaacaaatggcgcaaaatattttcgtgaaatgtttattacaacctcacgaatcgccgattttatatatgagtatttatgttcgtagaaataataattgtttgattgacttgtgttgggagtggaatatgaatgtttgaaatacCACAGAtttatgtttggtgaaaactgctccgatgtgagttcgaactccggtcgtctccaacaacaacaacaacagcggtttaaactttcgagtgcatcagcatttcaacaGCGGTttaaactttcgagtgcatcagcatttcaatgacatttcaatatgatgtaatatgttctttattaggatttaacatgatttactgtttcatgattttcttcagcatgcaacacgatttactaaagtactgaatcgatttaaattatacgcttatacgacacacaaactgcatcagcgtaatatacgcatatgattaaattatattttacgacaatgtacatcataaaattgatggttaattataccgaattgcgacttaatttgataatggtatataaaatcgagtttttacattttatgcgatttcaaatatacacgatacatactttgattgatattatatgcgattatgatttattcggatttcttgtaagacttggcacgtgcaaaattatacgatttaatgtttgctggatggatgataatccagacaaccggagtttgaactcacatcggagcagttttcaccaaacatcaatctgtgccattttaaacattcatataccactcccaacacaagtcaaccaaacaattattatttcgtgaggctataatagacatttcacgaaaatattttgcgccatttgtttttttttctatgtctgtaataaatcgtatatgagtatggcaaaagtcgtatttggtgctttgacaattcatgaatatattcatattagatcgcaattcagttTCAGCATAATCACTATTATAGCcgatcaaagttgcatattcatccaaacaaattcggtaagcatttgccatgtatgtatatggcctccacttttgcatgcatatgccagttaggcgcattatatgccaaccaaattttagggcatgtgatgttatatatacgcttgttatgcgatttaatgtttgctgggttatcTCCGGCACTAATGCGCATGATGTTTGATGACTCGGATCTCCTGTGCTCGTACAGAACAGAAGTCATCACCTCCGGAGTATTTTTACCGCATGGATCGTCCGAGaaatatgttaaataaataGATTTAAGTATTTTGTTCTCTTGAAGTACAAATCACATACagcatgtttttttatttataactcAATAGAATGATAACGGTTTGTTCATAATCGTAatgctctttgttttgttatgttcactctcagtcccgaatgaagatggtcggagagtgaaaaatgattcatcgtgcaatgaCATGATTGCTTGCTGTATTGCCTTCGCCAtaattattccaagcagatacaagagtgttTTATAATTAGATGCAgagaaattttcatttaaaaaatcgaataaaCATTTCCATACTTGATCGTAACTGTAACAGGTGTCTTGATTTTTAACTCCGACCAGGGATAACCTAATatagaagaaacaaaacaatgttcgaaAAAACTCACAGTTTCATGATGTCATGAGCCAAATTGCTTATGTAATCTTGTAACTGATTGTTTTTaatagatgacaattgtattgtaACTTATTTTCATCATTCATTTTTTAAGGGGTAAAAAAGTGCAGAGAACAGATGTATTCGCAGTCTTCAGGAATAGCagaattttcaatcaaatgttaCCTAATTGTTAATTATTCTCTGAAATCACATACACCGACACTTTTTGCCTTGAAAATAATGTCATATTATtacgaaaataatgaaaatttgtttgtttatatGAAGATGAGAGTGTGAAaaagacatacaaacatatcacaTCTATTCATCTTCTCCGACATGTTTCCACAAATATCCACTACACACTGCTACATTatactcatattcagcgggaattCCAATAAAAAACCACCGGCTCATGGGAGATATGGTTGATCTAAGACGTATCT from Toxorhynchites rutilus septentrionalis strain SRP chromosome 3, ASM2978413v1, whole genome shotgun sequence encodes:
- the LOC129773280 gene encoding uncharacterized protein LOC129773280; this translates as MAGKIKDKLRKRDRIFAALDRHVVFLEEYDPETKKGQVQSRLDKLEASWEEFNELQEDLSEVDTKGELEGDITKAYADFEERYYEIRASLLGKLEPPPSPANLDNTIGRNNGALGAHTGVRLPQISLPEFNGDFKGWLSFKSTFVSLIHDSNELSDVQKFHYLKSALKGEAAKLIESLTIINGNYMIAWDTISKRYSNEYLLKKRHLQIASTFPRIEKETAGRIHGLVDEFDQRLKILKQLGEKTEHWGAMIIHWMCSKLDSRTSQLWEDHAASIKEPTFSVLVDFLEKRTRVLDAVLSNANNGSVQPKTIMKRERIAVHASSEGGRNEPTCLCCGDLHYLVRCSKFQDLGLKEKLDFVNGKRLCSNCIKTGHWVRDCNSKFSCKKCGKKHNTLIHPGFQPAKATSGSSEDNESTTGRKSDVARMHIAAEITDGRDSDAAEGSTAGSYSVGTKKNSLSSRVFLSTVVVAIHDQNGNKQLARALLDNGSQVNVMSERLCQMLKLKRRPICIPITRVGQSESTARHAVSTTVHSRVSDFSIGLDFLVLQRVTAELPSATVPISHWNIPPNLQMADPQFNFSSRIDLLLGAEHFFGFLVDREVKKMVLGPKLPILVNSVFGWIVSGRDESIPRKRTVRCCTATTTEKIEELIEKFWRVDGCEDQPAWSKEEQECEEGFKRTHSRSENGRYIIKLPKHTNWDRMLGNSRAMALDRYRKLEKRLERNQNMKEQYHSFMKEYLFMQHMRKISDLELQSEVQEPDRRKVFYLPHHTVIKEASTTTKVRVVFDASARTDSGYSLNDALLKGPVIQDDLLNLILRFRKYEVALVGDVEKMYRQILHDNKDNLRLRIFFRFSKDEPIGVYELLTVTYGLTPSSFLATRVLKQLAEDEGMEGNKARSAVEKDFYVDDYIGGAPSVDEAIELREDLTSLMNKGGFPIRKWCSNRPEVLSDIPEEQLGTNLTITFELNPDEKVKTLGITWEPKADQLRFLYNVGDDEGEWTRRRILAAIAKLFDPLGIISPVVVTVKIIMQELALLQTGWDAPVPPQLEQKLINFHSRLFKLADFSIPRFCFIPDYVDVQLHCFADASDLAYGACMYIRSITRQGNVRVELLSSKSWVAPLKRLTIPRLELCAAREAARLYQTVIKALALDHIRSFFWSDSTVVLHWLRTPPNSWKTFIANRVSVIQTATYGHLWLHIAGKENPADLVSRGMPIEDFLISDLWKQGPSWLKQEPLKWQTDISISVPEETDLESRVLAPIAITTATVNEPSFIFSLRSSFLPLIRIVALCLRFIENCRNPIRRNTSVFLTVYEINAAKMVLVRLAQEECFNEEIDSLKKRYQA